The sequence below is a genomic window from Euwallacea similis isolate ESF13 chromosome 1, ESF131.1, whole genome shotgun sequence.
TAGGTTTGATTAGAAGTTAAAACTATGGTGAGCACGCAAGCGTCAGCAAAAATTCCCTTCGCCGATTATTGGCACGTTTTTACCTTATTAAGGCAGGATCGACGTCAACCCAACAGTTTGGCAAATTCGACATATAAGTACAATAGTTCGGATGCAAACGCAAGGCGTGATTTAAGGGAGACAGCcccattaaagaaattttagctTCCAAGCCTCACAACTTACTAAAACCGCTTTTACCTCACTCGAAAGCCTACAGTTCCCTGTGCAAAGGTTGTTATTTTCATGATGATTGAGCAACTCTGAGGGCTCTGACAACGTTGAGTTGTAGAGTGAAACTAAGACTTCAAAAAGTTCCAAAGgcgacatttaaaaaattctaggTTCCAAACTCACACTCACTACTAAAACTGCTCATGCCTCGCTTGAAAGTTCAAAATCTCTTCTATAAGCCTCCAAATTTTTGTTAAGCCCAAGAGACTTGGCGGGTTTTGATAGGGCTGAGTTGTAAAGCGCAACTAAGGCTTCAAAGCACGGCTCAAAGCtgtacttaaaaaattctatcgcCCACACCTTACAACTCACTAAAACTGCTTATGCTTCACTCGAAAGCTCATAGTCTTCTCtataaattctcaaattttcattaaggTCGAGTGACTTGAAGGCCCCTGGCAGAGCCGAGTGGCAGagtgcaaataaaaattttaaaaattcaatcgTCATTACCTCAGCTCTGTCGTCTCGTTTAAGAAGCGGTGCGATTAAtctacttatttattaaatacccATATTTCGCACCACAACCAATCAcatgcaaaaaaacaaaaacgatCACTAACCAAACTTACTTCCTAGCGCAGCTGGATCAGCTGCGAGAGCGGCCATGCTGAAATTGAAGCTACCAGCAGCGGTTGCAAACAATTTACTTTCCGCAGGCGTTAAATAAGGTCCAATGGGACTGTCATGGTCATCATGGTCGCCTCCGGAACTGCCTCCGGAATGGGGGCCGTGCGTTAGGTTATTGGGACCATTTTCATTTGGGGTGCCCTCTCCAGAATCGTTACTAGGGAGAGAGTTGATACGAGAGTTAGGTAGATCATTCTATGGAccatttgaattaaatatttatctagGAGAAGTACACTACGAACGTGTTAAATTTGTCTTTCAGGGCATACTCAAGTGAATCAGATTGCTTTTAAGATGGAGGATAGGTTTTTTTAGACAATTTTGCCCTTATGATTTCTTTATTGTTCCTTACCTGTTTTCATCTGGTTGATTTGTACTGCACATCAACTCCATGGGCTCATTTTTCACGTTATTCTCGTTGCTGTCGCTATGACACCTTGAAAGGGGGTGCGTTGGTGATGGGGAACAGGGCGAGTTTTCCCGGTCCGTACTGCTTATGCCATTTCCTGTAATGGACAAAGCGGTTTTTGAGGCGCTAGTCAATATCATGTTTAGAGCAAAAAGCATGAATAATCCgtataaaatagcaaaaacttaaaaatttaagatactATCAgatttatacataaatatcttGACTTTATGGCGAAGGCTATTTGCCGCAAATACGCCATTGTAGGGTTTCCCCTAGCGACTCGCTAGCGCCACCTGTTTTGTAGTTTCGTATTTGTGATAAAAATTCATTCCCCTTTAATGGTTATCCGCCCTTTAATTTCTTCCAACTCACCTTCTATGACATCAGACTTATGTAGGGACGAATTAATGTTCAGATTCAAAGCGTTATTTTTCATCCCACTGGGAGAAAAATCCGCAGGCTGAGTCTGAGGCGGATTATGCGACAAGTTCAATTCGTTGTTGTTGTTATTCCCTATTATATGCTCCGCCCTTGCCCTTTTATGGTCATTCTCAGGATCCGAAGAAATTCTTCTGAAAAGAACTCATCATTTAACACCTCACGTACCACCCAAAAATAACACGTACCTATCAAACCGCTCTCTCCTATATTGAATAGCAGCCCTTCGCAACAGTTGATGAGTAACAGAAGTGGCCCCATGAGGGGGTGATGACGGGGAGGTAAACAAGGCATCCTCCACCAATTTATCCGTATAGCTCCCTTGATGGTTGGGTATAGGAGGTGTAGGAGGTGCTGAGTGCGGTTGCTGATGTTGCTGAGATCTGATCAGACTTTGTACTTGAGCCAGCTGCAACGACGCAATATTACAAACGATCCGAAGACTGAGAAATAAGCTCGTACCTGTTCCCTTCCGTCTCCATGCTGTTGCGTCAATCCGCTAACTCTGAGCACTTCAGCGGTCTTGAGGAAGGAAGAGAGAGATCGTTGGTGGACGTTGACTTCACCATGGTAGATGAACTCTACCAAGGCATGGAGGTCCGTCCAGGCGACGTCTTGGAGGACTATCACAGGGTGCTTACAAGGAGTAGACTGGAAGGACAGGTGtgtgtaataaattttcattattttaagttaGATTAGTGGGGAGGTTTTATTACTAGTTTACTGatttgaaataacaaattttaattgaattgctCGCCTGTAGATTGGGTCATTAAAGATGCAGCAATCAATCGTAAAAATTGTCGATTGTAAGGGGCCAGATGCAGTTAAAGCTGATTGATTTTGAGataataaatagaattttgttaattaaacgAAGACGTAGCTTAGTAGGTTCCAgagttattgattttttaggtttaagcGTAATTTTTTGTCGATTGGTTGGagcgaaaaaaattcaaattatctcTCATTTTCACGGAGAAACTCGTTTACAAAGTCCGAAAAATCACGATGATTTTGTGGATACCTCAAAGCATCTAGGGTTTTCTATCGAGTGCgcaagttttgaaattaattttatttagctCTTTAATGGACCTTCCCAGTCAGcacaaaaaactgtaaatcGTTTTGCACTACCTCCGACCGTTTTGCAATTATAAATccataaaatgtaaaaaaattgaataaaccTCATTATCTCAGAAACTGTTGAATATTGATGGatttcacttaaaaaagtgtaatttttatgTGTCAATCACATTTGAATCACATATTTAGAAGTATCTTTAATTCATGCCCCGGACACATTCTTATTCttacaatttttctattatttgaGCTTTTcgttaatttctaatttagcACAGACACCTTGCATGTCTGAACTGTTGATTCGactatattattaatttgtatgaatatttttacccTTGCAGAGTGTCCCAACAATGTGCCAAAGGACCTCTTTTAGCGTTAGAGTTAGAGCGAAATGTTAAATACAAGAAATAAAGCAAGAGGTGATgcttaaaagagaaaaaaaaagggtTTAAAGAAACATAACTTAAGAATATATGACTTTTTTAAGACGCcctgtagatttttttataactttaacaCATGTGCAGCACTTGTTTTTAGGACTCTCGTACGTCtcgtatttaattttttggctCTCTTGCATTGTCTAACGTTGTTGGGACAACCTGTCGACTTGGCGAAATTTGAAGGATCATGTCTAACGGCCCTTACACATGAAACTTGCTAACTTTTTACTTATATGACAGGTGTCAGGTCACCTATATGACAGGTGGCACATATGTCAGGACACCTACTATATATGCCAAAACTTCACCTATTACTTTTACCGGAACGtcaaaaatttctggaaattttcCAGGTTGACATGACAAGGAAACCAAAGCCCAGCCTCTGATCGACCAGAGAAAGTAGGAAAGACATCTTTAAATAAGTTagttagcaaaaaaatagaaaatgcaGTATTGAGTCTAAATTAGTATAGACTTAATCACGCCTTATCACGCGTAATTTGTTAGCTTGGGCTGGTCTTAAGTACCCTGTACGAGACATGTCAGCCCCGATTTCACAGCGATACTCTAATAAATTCCTGCTTTAAGAGTAGCATTTTCCCTTACCTTAAGTAATTCCCGAAAATAGGGGCTGCACGCAGAAAGAACCACCCGATGGGCCTTCAAGCTTTTCCCGTCGCAGGCCAGCGTGACGTCAACGAAATCTTCATCATCCCGCAAGTTCTCAAAGGCGGAAGTGATGCTGCTCTGATAGTTGTTCCACCGCAGGCAGAAGTGTTGAGTGTCGACCATGGTCAATTGTGCTCAGCTGCAACGAAAGCAAGACCATAAAGCGCCGCCACTGGCATAGCAGGCTGCGTATAGCAGCAATAGTCTACGACGGCGATTCGCAAACATATTGGGCTTTGACCTTCAGACTACTAAATAAACTAAAGACTAAAGACTAACTATTTGGGTTGCGATGTTTATATGAAGAGAAATACTCGAAAGAGGATTACTACAGTGATTCACTTTAGTTTGAAGACTACGGACGCAAAAATCTAGCAGTCCCATGGGTTTCTTTGGGACGTCCGCATATGTGGCACCATCTAGTGGCTCGATTAAAAATAGATAGGAGCTTTTGAAACAAAGTTAACTTGTAACTCGCTAGATGGTGCTGGTGATAATGGCCTACTGCTCTTCGTAAATTTTTCACGGCAATCTAGTCGAATTCGCTTAATTTATTACCAGAAATCTTAGTCACGTATCTGAATCAAAAGGCTGGAAACCGCAAAGTTCTAATTTATATCTAACATTCATTGTGCCTTTAGTAGGAATTGTGACGAATGGAATAATCCATTCTTGGTAGGCATTTTTGGCATGTTGCTAATAAGTATGCAAGATGGCCCCTATCGGCGATGTTTCAGCTATTGTTCTAGacaacaattaaattagatCATTTTAGgcacatatatattttatcgCTGATTCGTACTTGGAAGTGGAAATGGGTAACAAATGGATGGATGATATGAATAGTAAATCAAACATCACTTCTGGTGgctagaaaaatattcaaaaaattttccgGAAATCTGAAGATTCTAGGATAAATCCGGCAACAACACTGCAGCTGTCAATATAGCACATAGTGGTGTCAGATTTGGGACGACAGGGGAAGCTAACAACATGTGTTTTTCTGTCATTAATCATCATCGACATGAGCCTGCCTAAACCAGTAAACACAATGACAATTTTCTACAATATCGACGTCACAACTTCATTGAATCACGCAGTTAATTCTACGCGATTTCCATTTATTGGTGAAACGCAAAATGAACACCTTcacattggaaaaattttaagcgaGCCTTTTCAAGATCTaaagaattaaacaaaaatctgGCAGCAACGTTACAGTTGTCAATATGGCATTTGACGTAAGTCACATATCGTTAACATTAGACTCAGGGGGATAGATGGAACTACTAATCCGCATTTTTCTACAAGCAATTCTAAAGGCGATTTCCAACGTTtctttatgatattttttatattctcttAATTCTCGACAATTTTCGGCAATCTGCGTACGAAGAACTGCgagaaaaataatacatacaCACGCAAAATTTTCCTTCCACCCTCCTCGACCACCCTATCTCAGCCTCCCCCTCAAAACTAGATGCGTTCCACATTTCACCCTCTCTGTGCCTTCGGGTTTCGCgatcattaaaaaagttcattataaaaaatttgattggaCGACGGCAGCGCGGCGGCGGTGGTGGGGAGAGACGCGAGCCTTTGGGGGTGGCGGGTTTGACGGGGGAGAGGGGGATGTCGAATTAGGGGGAAATAGAAGAACACGGAAAATAGAGCGGGGAAAAAAATTCCGGACGCAATGTACGCGCGGCCTAGAATGAAAGGAAAAGGAACCGGCGCGATGGAGAGGGGTTATTCGCcgggaaaatgaaaaagtatgGGCCTAAATGGGGATGAAGGGATGAACTTGTTTAGGGGGTTATTTAAGGCCATGCATGCAACGCAAGAGGTTTCAGAGAGGCACCATCTAGGGACGccatataaaaatgttcatgtGGATACGTGATGACTGCTGGGTTGAGGAATTCAATACCGAACACTCTGTATCCGGTAATTCAATACCAATGCGGGGTACCATACGGggttccttaaaaataatctcaTTGAAATTTGCTTAggaagcaaataaaaaataatctggaTGTCGGGATTGAATCAGGTTGCTCAGAGTATGTACAGGGGGTTTTTATAAAATCCGCGCGTTTTAGAACAtgattttccaatttacattttaataagagttaagttaagttagCCCAGGtcgattcgttttttttctgttcCTTCGATGTTTAATGCGTTTTTTCCTTGTGTTCAAATCAAGCTCGTCTATGCcactgttttttaattaacaaaaaagcgttttttttttggcaaaattcaTTGGCGTAGAAAGTCTATTTCGGTCGAtatgatttttcgaaattttcgagGGCCTATTTTAGGTAATACGAACTTCAAAAAATCCTCTCTCGTAATCCTTTTACAGGTATAATTTCTGTCATTATCAAAAGTATAATAACGTCGTCTACGCTACTGTTCCTGACCAAATTACgtcacaatttttcaaaatggccgcTGTAGTAGTCAATATGCGATTAACACAGATAGTTCAACTACGAGATTAAGCACCTGTTTTTAAGTCATCGCCTGCATCTGTTGGAGCATGGCGTGCTCTTCTTTTTTACCTGGAACGGAGACCACGTCGCACAGAATTAGCTCTAAATTAAATGATACGGCCCGTGGAAAGGTCAAAGTTAGACCTAACAGCACAGGAGGCGACACTTGCCTGTCGTTTTTACATCTAATTCATTAGCCGACCGCACAGGGGGCGACACCCGTATGACGCATTTGTATCTCGCTCATATTTGAATAATCTGAAGTGTCTTATATCAGTCGGAGTGTTTTGCCTCATAATTCCAGAGATTCCTGGTAATCGAGAGGTTCTTAAAGCTCTCGAGGACTAGATGAATAGTGCAGAAAATTCCGAAAGACTTTTCAAAACCagcaaaaaattgattttgaaaatgaattttggtcaaaattttctttcttgttGAAATCGTTGGCTAATGCCCTCATTAATGTGCGATTTTTCTGTCCGACACGATGGTCAACATTTcctttaaattgaaaagtgaATCGATATTGCCCATTTTTTCACGATTCAAACAGATTTTTAGCGTTTTTCTGGCCGTTTTCAGAGATTTTATGCGTTTTTATGGAGCATTCCGTGGATTTTCCACCTCACTTTGTCAACCACCTGCTTCTGCTACACGCAACCAGAACAAAATCCCAATGCAGAATCAGTAAAGAACCTACTGGCGGCCACGTATCTGAAGACAAAACTTTTACGTTTTATAAATTCGAGAAGCGAATATCGCGTTTTGCAGGAGAATCGCCCACAACTTAGACGATCGGTCAGGGCCAAAGACATTCGTCGCCAAATGGAGCAAAACCCAGATCGGGCAGGAAACCCACTGCCTCATTGAAACTGCAACGACCTCCGGGTCCGCTGTTGCCTGCCGAAATCGCTGCTGCATTCGGCAGGACGTGGCCATAACCCTGCTGCCTGCTGCTGACGAACATAACAACTCTGTCTAGTCGAGTGTCTACGTCTACGGCCTAGTCTAGCCGGCCAGCAGGGACTAATTACTTGAATATACACAAAGATAAACAAATATGATTTCCGCGAATAACAGCCAACAGCGACATGGCTTTTATCGTTCACTTTTTCAGGagtttttctaagaaaattgCTGTAAAAATCGGCGCTAAATTGAGGTTCTCTACATTtgcaaaaaaggaaaaatgcttTAGAGCTACTAGTTGCCGGGGTCGAATCGTCATTTCCTGCGGGTACTGCTCCGCAGCTCCCTCCAACTGTTCCCGAGATATTAACTACCATAACCTAAATGCGGTCATGTGGCACCGTTTTCAATGGACGACGTTCGTCGTTCAGTTCGCCGGATTAAAGTGCGAATGTGCTGAAATCTCCTTTATAAGAAAAGGacgtttttttacttaatacCAGGCGtccaaaaatgattaaattgcGCATTAAAAGAAACACGAAAAAAGCTCTTTTTTAGTGCACGCCAGAGAATAACAACTAATCACTGCATGTAATGTCATGTTCCATGTGATGGATCCATGTAGTCTCATGTAAATTCATGTTCCAGCAATCACATCATGGGCGTAGCGAAAGGGGCCCGAAACGTCGAGCCGAAAGGATCGTTTATTCAAAGTAGCAAAACTTCGTTGAGTTTCTAAGGCACGAAGTGCGCCACTGATACAGAGCGACGCCTATTGACACtgcataattattaattatataagaaaaaatcaggGTCGCACTAGAAAAGGCCGAAAAGGTCAAGGAAAAAGCTCTTCACTTATCAGATCTCAAAATTGTGAAAGTTCGTGGAGACTCTGATATCCGTGAATATTGAAACCTCATacaaaactaataatttaacatatGAGAAATCAGAGTCGCTCCGGGAGGGGTGAAGACACCAAGGACATTGCCGTGGTTTGTCACTCAAAATTCATAGGAGCTTCGAAGCGCGTATGGCACGCCACTGTTTGTCACGGACAGTGATAGCTCATAAATTGTAATTTGGCAGCATTGCTATGGAAAAATCAGGGCCGTACCGAGAACGGAATAAGAAATCAATAAAGTTGGGTATTTTCTTGACGAAACACTCGATTTTATCTCtccaaatgtgaaaaatttaaggaTTGTCTAAGACATCAAGGAGGCGCACCAATGGTTTTTGGTGACATTGaaagataataatttagaattttataaattgactTCGAGAAATCACGGGCGTAGCTGTacggaattttaaaaatgcaaaaaaaattacaatttattactattaatttgCGGAAGTGGGAGAAACCGAACACCGACAATGGGTTTCATAGGTGGTATTCAAACTGAAACGCCAATGGCGCGTTGTATTGAGAGCTGCAAGGGCTTTCTGTGGGCAATTAAAACTGGggtaaaaagaaaacaattttcaagtaGGAAACGGCAATAAAGAATCAATAGAATATTGCTGGATCTCAAAAGGCTGTGATACGCCAATGACTTGGTGTTGtaaaactttcttaaaatttgaaaacttagtTAGTAACAGTAAAATCAGAGGCGTACTGGGCTCAACTATGGGATGAGGAACAAGGCGAAATGAGcaaaattggaagaaaaaagctgTAAAAATTGCTGGGTTGAAGAAAAATAACGTGATACGGCATATAAAACGTGCATTTTAATCCCATAAAAGCAGATGTGAACCGAACACAATTTCTAAATAAGGTGTTGCAATCGAAAAGCAATgcgaaaaaattagaaatatctaaaaaaattatgatacgCTAATGACTTAGAAGACCCTATATATTAAGTGCTCTAAATTTTTGCtgtaaattaaacattaattttaatcgaaaaaaaaacaggggTGTAGAAAacatagtttttaaataagatcCAGCAACAACAAAAAGacattaatggaaaatataaatatagaaaattgcttcatttttaaaaGACTGTGACAAGTCAACGATTTAATGCGTACTAAGCGCTGCGAACGTTCTTTAGACCtgcattcaattaaaaaaaattgccttaaaTACAGGAATTTGAGATAACAATCAGAACCAAAAAAGAATGAACGATACGCCAATGATGTGGGTAGTTACTGCAAATACGTCTGCCACAATCATTAGAGccaaattaagaaaaactaGAGATGTTTTTACAGCAGTTGCTACAAAACCCTAAGACTTAGGTCTGGAAACATAGGAGGCCAGTCATCACCATTTGGTTTTTCCTATGATAATAGTTGTATGGCGATTGTCTaggaaaaacctatttttagATAGTAAACATGGTTATTGGTTTGTTTATTCTGCAACTGATAAACGGGgaatttttgatgattttgctCGTTACCTGTTATGCAAAAATGCGAAAAGTCATTTATGCCAAAAAGCATTGGTCGTAGGGTCCATGCTCGCAATGCAGTTCACTTTTCTCTCGTTTGACGTGTACGCGCACAAACTGTCACTGACAAAAGCCCGCgctttgaattcaaaaattggtcggcgcaaaaaaaaactgaacgaaaatgtaaaagaaaatcgaGCATCGGCGCGACCAACTACCGCAGGTGACCGGTGGTGACAAATGACAAACGCGACTAACTACTAACTATTCGCAAACATCGAAAAGTGAAGTTGGCCCGGCGAGCGACAGCGTgcgaatattaaaatttgggaGCGCGCAAAAAATATCGGAGAGAGTTATTCTTTATTGGGACATAGTCATGAGACATCTGCTGTAATAAGCCGGCACTAAAAAATAGTGCGTGCAGCAGGAAAAAGGGGGGAGCCCACCCCGCCTCGCGCGAATGAAAATGCGCAGAATATAACGAGTACAGACccgcaattaaaaatatcaaaataaaaaatcgaagtcGGTCGGTGGTGGCGCaaaaccgatttttttaaaagtaaaagcGGTCCCGGCACATTTTTGCGGGATGGGCCCGTTCACGATGTTTGTTTCCTGGTGGTGCAGACTTTCGCTATTTGCCCTGCCGGCCTCCCCTCTGGCCCTCCCGCACCCCCGACGCCGACGTTTTTATGGCAACCTGCTAGCGCTCTTAGTTTCTTCCTCTGATTAGGAAAATATGAAACTGACAGTGGCGGGCGAGAATCCGCCGCATTTATTACTCCATTTTTCACTCACTGATAACGCTCGATTGCGGTTTATTGAACTCTGGAAATAATTAGATTAACGAATTTCGCGCATTTATCTAAACTTATAGATATTAACGTTTTTTACTATTCATCACTGTCGCAAAAAACCACACATTAACTCGTATCAAGCAAAAAATCCTGAACCGAGCAGGTTCTCGAGAGCGAAAAATTTCCCgggaatgacgtcaaaatgacgcAACACAATGGTCCTGTAATCTGCAATTATCACAACGatacgtcattttgacgtcactCACACACTTACTCCCCAAGCGTGACAGATAGTCCTAGATACGTATCCTGCTCGAAGgcgtaaattttataaatcatTTCTCCAGTTTTCTGCCTTACATAATaagatatacagggcgtctcCTAAAGACTCAGTGGTTTTAAACTTCTCCAAAATTTGCAATTGGAAATGGTGGCCTTAATAATTTATACCGAGTGGGTGTGAAAAGTAGTTCatctttcgattttttttcattttctagcTCATTTGATGGGACAAATCACAGATTGTCCtgaaaaaaatggattttagaggattttataggaatttcaGATTAATCGGCAATTACGTGAATAAATGAATTTCAACTGAGACAGCTTTTAAGAACAATAGATAGCccaaaatttattagaaatataGCTGcgatttaaatacaaaagccGAAAGATGGAGAGGAACaaactggaaatatttttttctaacaatgaattattgatttttattgaattataatttttcaaacatacaGGATTGCTCAGAAATGTGAAACAGGTAGCGACCTTTCTATTTTAAATCGGACCCCCTGTATATTGTTTATGGTTTATGTCGTTTTTAATGTCCCGACAAAGATAAGACATGAGAGAGCCACCGTACATCGGAAATTAATAGCGCCCTTAATTACTTTTGGATGCGATTAACAAAGAGGTTAAAAGAGGGTCGACAGCTCTTGGAAAGCTCATTATTTCTGCACTCACATTGCTTCAAAATTATGcagattttttacatttttttgcacttttttcgaaaaaaagaatttttttcaaaaagtttcgaATTTGAAAGTTCTGCggatttttcgaaatatttctgCTTATGTCAATTTAGGTTGACCCAATTAGGCCCGTTTTAGTCGCATTAAACTTCATTTTTCAGATAATGTCAACTCATGATTACACGAGAAATCGTGGACGAAAATTAATTGCGCAAGTGAGCTAAAGCTCGATTTGGGCATAGCGTAAGCCTGACATGTACAATTGGGCCAGGCTTTTCAGGAccaaatcaaaatgaaaagtcatcaaaataacATACACTGAAGTTTTCTAACGCGAGCCCATCGATTCTGGCTTTCTCTCAGGAGATTTGTGGTTCCGCACGTGCCCGTGGTTTCATCGATTTTTCGTGTTTATTTCCGCACTTTCAttgcattttgatttttctctaaAGTGAAGTCAAAAAACACtgaattttttgtccttttctACTTGCATCTAAACGTATCTCTAAAAGCTGTTTTTCTGCCGGCAATAACCTCAATCTCCGCAAAGCGGGATTATaaagaaactaaatttttcataccCCTTATCAGCTCAGTGTCCCGGAATTTTTCCTCTTACACTTCTATTATGCGCGATATCACAGTTTACTTCGATAACAAATTAGGAGAAAAAGCCTTGACAAATGCAGGAGAAAAACACCATTGGCGTGGCTCTggggttttttaaataccctCCAAATCTTAATTCTCAAATATTCGCATATGCGCTTATCAAAGAATGAGGAAGTGGGTCATGGAGACATCAAAGCTGATACAACACAAAGATCAGCTTATTTGCTTTTTCTAGGCTTACAAAACAATTTCGCGCTAGTTCTCAAGCATCTGATAACCCAGATATTATTCTTGCCAGAGCGGTGATGCGATAAAgtatgtattaattattattattattgtttcgaAAAATAGACGGATTTGTTACAGGGATTGATAACAGGAtgcaacaaacaaaaacattataaaGAACCACGCAAAACAAACCTGATTAACATCGTTTCAATTGCCTTAGGTTCCGGACCACTCACTATTCACGTTACTTGTCGCTGTGAAGAATCTTTGTGATTATGTGATAGAAAATCGTCTGTATTTCACTATTATCTGGAATTGACTAgttcatttattaatttcttgatAAGCACCAAACCATTCAAATAAATAGTGCAGGTTATAAACGATCGcgacatatatttttatctcgCTTCTGGCACTTACGCAACgttactataattttttagaaaaatggtttttgatGTGGACCTATGAGAGTGCCTTCAAAACAACTGCCATTAGGCAGCTATTGTTTTTTACGTCGACCGTTAAGCATCGGGAAACGCGCGAAAACTCCTCAAACAATCAAACCTTGCTCGAACAAACACACCGTGGACATACTAATCGGTGAAAAAACTAGCTTTCTATGGGTGCGTTCGAAAACTCCTAGCCATCAACTCCACTCTCGAATCGGGAACAATTTTTCGATAACCAGTGGTGGAATTTTGGTCGAGGTTGGGTAAAATTCTTTTGCTACACACCGCGATAGGAGATCCCTaactatctaaaaaaataaaaatagttatttgtaTAACCTTTTTGcggaaaaatatattgatatACCACATTTAATCTTTGTCTGGGCTGTATCTGAAGGTAACTAGAGCGTAGGTAAATCAGTGGCGTGTCTGAGGTTTAGGCTGGTTTTTAACCTTGaattagattaaattttacttgaatgtaatttttcgtTATCTTTTTTCATGTGTTTATGTACGGTATTGGTTGTGATGAGTTTTTTAGTAGCTTGATTCCTTCAGAGCTCAGCTTATTGGACAGACATAAGACGGGAGGCAAAATTGAGGGTCAGAGAGGGTGccaaaaattgtcaaaaactaaaaatatttt
It includes:
- the br gene encoding broad-complex core protein isoforms 1/2/3/4/5 isoform X3 gives rise to the protein MVDTQHFCLRWNNYQSSITSAFENLRDDEDFVDVTLACDGKSLKAHRVVLSACSPYFRELLKSTPCKHPVIVLQDVAWTDLHALVEFIYHGEVNVHQRSLSSFLKTAEVLRVSGLTQQHGDGREQLAQVQSLIRSQQHQQPHSAPPTPPIPNHQGSYTDKLVEDALFTSPSSPPHGATSVTHQLLRRAAIQYRRERFDRRISSDPENDHKRARAEHIIGNNNNNELNLSHNPPQTQPADFSPSGMKNNALNLNINSSLHKSDVIEGNGISSTDRENSPCSPSPTHPLSRCHSDSNENNVKNEPMELMCSTNQPDENSNDSGEGTPNENGPNNLTHGPHSGGSSGGDHDDHDSPIGPYLTPAESKLFATAAGSFNFSMAALAADPAALGNLFVPGLNQSLQANDTLAGTSQGPMRMPPPTSGGINEPQECPYCRRTFSCYYSLKRHFQDKHEQSDTLYVCEFCHRRYRTKNSLTTHKSLQHRGSSGMLKRLLKTTAIKSVLGVAASVSPPQRPQ
- the br gene encoding broad-complex core protein isoforms 1/2/3/4/5 isoform X8, with translation MVDTQHFCLRWNNYQSSITSAFENLRDDEDFVDVTLACDGKSLKAHRVVLSACSPYFRELLKSTPCKHPVIVLQDVAWTDLHALVEFIYHGEVNVHQRSLSSFLKTAEVLRVSGLTQQHGDGREQLAQVQSLIRSQQHQQPHSAPPTPPIPNHQGSYTDKLVEDALFTSPSSPPHGATSVTHQLLRRAAIQYRRERFDRRISSDPENDHKRARAEHIIGNNNNNELNLSHNPPQTQPADFSPSGMKNNALNLNINSSLHKSDVIEGNGISSTDRENSPCSPSPTHPLSRCHSDSNENNVKNEPMELMCSTNQPDENSNDSGEGTPNENGPNNLTHGPHSGGSSGGDHDDHDSPIGPYLTPAESKLFATAAGSFNFSMAALAADPAALGNLFVPGLNQSLQANDTLAGTSQGMEDFRCQPCNKSLSSLTRLKRHIQNVHMRPSREPVCNICKRVYSSLNSLRNHKSIYHRNVKNIKTEELMPPHHSFYL
- the br gene encoding broad-complex core protein isoform X16 — protein: MVDTQHFCLRWNNYQSSITSAFENLRDDEDFVDVTLACDGKSLKAHRVVLSACSPYFRELLKSTPCKHPVIVLQDVAWTDLHALVEFIYHGEVNVHQRSLSSFLKTAEVLRVSGLTQQHGDGREQLAQVQSLIRSQQHQQPHSAPPTPPIPNHQGSYTDKLVEDALFTSPSSPPHGATSVTHQLLRRAAIQYRRERFDRRISSDPENDHKRARAEHIIGNNNNNELNLSHNPPQTQPADFSPSGMKNNALNLNINSSLHKSDVIEGNGISSTDRENSPCSPSPTHPLSRCHSDSNENNVKNEPMELMCSTNQPDENSNDSGEGTPNENGPNNLTHGPHSGGSSGGDHDDHDSPIGPYLTPAESKLFATAAGSFNFSMAALAADPAALGSLNQSLQANDTLAGTSQDGGTMRGMPFGAVAATSHHRCDLCGKMLSTKLTLKRHKEQQHLQPLNSAVCQLCQKVFRTLNSLNNHRSIYHRRQK
- the br gene encoding broad-complex core protein isoforms 1/2/3/4/5 isoform X5: MVDTQHFCLRWNNYQSSITSAFENLRDDEDFVDVTLACDGKSLKAHRVVLSACSPYFRELLKSTPCKHPVIVLQDVAWTDLHALVEFIYHGEVNVHQRSLSSFLKTAEVLRVSGLTQQHGDGREQLAQVQSLIRSQQHQQPHSAPPTPPIPNHQGSYTDKLVEDALFTSPSSPPHGATSVTHQLLRRAAIQYRRERFDRRISSDPENDHKRARAEHIIGNNNNNELNLSHNPPQTQPADFSPSGMKNNALNLNINSSLHKSDVIEGNGISSTDRENSPCSPSPTHPLSRCHSDSNENNVKNEPMELMCSTNQPDENSNDSGEGTPNENGPNNLTHGPHSGGSSGGDHDDHDSPIGPYLTPAESKLFATAAGSFNFSMAALAADPAALGSLNQSLQANDTLAGTSQGPMRMPPPTSGGINEPQECPYCRRTFSCYYSLKRHFQDKHEQSDTLYVCEFCHRRYRTKNSLTTHKSLQHRGSSGMLKRLLKTTAIKSVLGVAASVSPPQRPQ